The genome window CTGTGGCGCGCTTGCAACGGGCTGTCGCGGATTGTTGGGGAACCATTGCGCATGGATATCGGCTACTTCCTGAAGCTGATGACCGAAAAGAACGCCTCGGACATGTTCCTGACCACGGGAGCACCGGTCTATATCAAGATCGAAGGCAAGCTGTACCCGCTCGGCGCCACCGGCCTGCCGCCGGGCATGGTCAAGAAAATCGCCTATTCGCTGATGGACGAGGGCCAGGTGCCGCAGTTCGAGCGCGAGCTGGAACTGAACATGGCCATCGCGCTGCAGGACGCCGGCCGCTTCCGGGTCAACATGTTCAAGCAGCGCGGCGAGGTCGGCCTGGTGATCCGCGCGATCCGCAGCAAGATCCCCAGCATTGAGGAACTGCACCTGCCGCAGGTGCTGAAGGACGTGATCATGACCCCGCGCGGGCTGGTGCTGGTGGTCGGCTCGACCGGCTCGGGCAAGTCCACCTCGCTGGCGTCGATGATCGACCACCGCAACAGCACCACCACCGGGCACATCCTCACCATCGAGGATCCGATCGAATACCTGCACAAGCACAAGATGTCGATCGTCAACCAGCGCGAGGTCGGCCTGGACACCCACACTTTCAACAACGCGCTGAAGAACGCGATGCGCGAGGCGCCGGACGTGATCCTGATCGGCGAGATCCTGGATGCGACGACGATGGAGGCGGCGATCGCCTTCGCCGAGACCGGGCACCTGTGCCTGGCAACGCTGCATTCCAACAACGCCGACCAGACCATCGAGCGCATCCTCAACTTCTTCCCGGAAAGCGCGCACAAGAACGTGCTGATGAACCTGGCGCTGAACCTGCGCGCGGTGGTTTCGCAGCGGCTGGTCAAGGACAAGAACGAGCGCCGCCGCCCGGCCACCGAGGTGCTGCTGAACACGCCAATGATCCGCGACCTGCTGCGCCGCGGCCAGGTCCACGAGATCAAGCAGGCGATGGAGGACTCGCTGGAGGAAGGCATGGAGACCTTCGACCAGTGCCTGTACCGGATGGTCAAGCAGGGCCAGATCGAGCAGGAGGAAGCACTGCGCGCGGCCGACTCGCGCGACGGCCTGGCGCTGAAGTTCCGCCTGTCCGAAGGCGCCAGCGGCGAACACGACCCTTACGCCGACTACGACGCCGGCGGCGGCGCCAGCTCGCCGCGCATCACCCACGGCTTCGGTTGAGACCGCCCCCCCCACCCTGTGCAGCGGCTTCAGCCGCAACAGACAGCATCCGGCAAGACCCGGTCGCGGCTGAAGCCGCTCCTGCAAGGTCCAGACGCCAGGCCTCAGCCCTGCGCGTCCGGCTGCTGCTCCGGGCGCGCCGCGGCGAACCCCGGCAGCGCCAGGCAGGCCTGCTCGATCCGCGCGATGGTCGGATACGCCTGCATGTCCACGCCGAAACGGCGCGCATTGAACACCTGCGGCACCAGGCAGCAATCGGCCAGGCCCGGCTGCTCGCCGTGGCAGTAGCGGCCGGTATCGACCGATTCGGCGAGCAACTGCTCCAGCGCATCGAACCCCAGTACGAGCCAGTGCCGCATCCACTCCTCGCGCTCGGACTGCGGCACGCTCCACACGTGCTCGAAGAACTGGCCCACGCGCAGGTTGTTGAGCGGATGCATGTCGCAGGCGATCAGCTGCGCGATCCCGCGCACGCGGGCGCGGTCGATCGCCGCATCCGGCAGCAACGGCGGCTCCGGCCAGCGTTCGTCCAGGTATTCCAGGATCGCCAGCGACTGGCGGATCGGCTGGCCGTCGTCGCACAGGGTCGGCACCAGTTCCTGCGGATTGAGCCGCGCGTACTCCGGCGAATGCTGCTGGCCGCCATCGCGCAGCAGGTGCACCGGCAGCGCCTGGTAGGCCAGCCCCTTCAGATTGAGACCGATGCGCACGCGATAGGCGGCGCTGGAACGCCAGTAGGTGTACAGCTGCAACGCCTCTTGCACGCGCTCTCTCCCCGTTAGGACGCTCAAGATACCGGCGGACACCGTCAGCGCCGCGCCGCCGGTCGCCCGCGCGCCGCCGCTGGCCGGCTCAGGGCCGCGCGGCCGGCTCGATGCGCTGCTCGATCGCGCCGAAGATGCTCACTCCGTCACGGTCCAGCATCTCGATCCGCACTACGTCGCCGAACTTCATGAACGGCGTGCTCGGCTGGCCGTCGCGCAGCGTTTCGACCACCCGCAGTTCGGCGAAGCAGGACGCCCCGCGCGTAGTGTCCTGATTGGCGATGGTGCCCGAGCCGATCACCGCGCCGGCCGCCAGCGGCCGCGTCCTGGCCGCGTGCGCGAGCAGCTGCGCGAAATCGAACTGCATGTCCTCGCCGGCCTCCGGCGCGCCGAACCAGGCGCCGTTGATGTGGGTCAGCAGCGGCAGGTGCAGCTTGTTGTCGCGCCACGCCTCGCCCAGCTCGTCGGGGGTGACGAATACCGGCGACAGCGCCGAACGCGGCTTGGACTGCACGAAGCCGAAGCCCTTGGCCAGTTCGGCCGGGATCAGGTTGCGCAGCGACACGTCGTTGACCAGGCCGACCAATTGGATGTGTGCGGCGGCCTGCTGCGCATCGACCGCCATCGGCACATCGTCGGTGACCACCACGATCTCCGCCTCCAGGTCGATGCCGTGGTCCTCGCTGACCACCTTGACCGCATCGCGCGGGCCGTAGAAGCCGGCGCTGACCGCCTGGTACATCAGCGGATCGGTATAGAAGCTCTCCGGCACCTCGGCGCCGCGCGCGCGCCGCACCCGCTCCACGTGCGGCAAATAAGCGCTACCGTCGAGGAATTCGTAGGCGCGCGGCAACGGCGCGGACAGCGCGGCGATGTCCAGGTCGAACTGGCCGTCGGCGCTGCCGTCGTTGAGCGATTCGGACAGCGCGTTCAGGCGCGGCGC of Xanthomonas translucens pv. cerealis contains these proteins:
- a CDS encoding PilT/PilU family type 4a pilus ATPase, which encodes MDIGYFLKLMTEKNASDMFLTTGAPVYIKIEGKLYPLGATGLPPGMVKKIAYSLMDEGQVPQFERELELNMAIALQDAGRFRVNMFKQRGEVGLVIRAIRSKIPSIEELHLPQVLKDVIMTPRGLVLVVGSTGSGKSTSLASMIDHRNSTTTGHILTIEDPIEYLHKHKMSIVNQREVGLDTHTFNNALKNAMREAPDVILIGEILDATTMEAAIAFAETGHLCLATLHSNNADQTIERILNFFPESAHKNVLMNLALNLRAVVSQRLVKDKNERRRPATEVLLNTPMIRDLLRRGQVHEIKQAMEDSLEEGMETFDQCLYRMVKQGQIEQEEALRAADSRDGLALKFRLSEGASGEHDPYADYDAGGGASSPRITHGFG
- a CDS encoding fumarylacetoacetate hydrolase family protein, whose product is MKLGSLKEGGRDGTLIVVSRDLTRAVRATGIAATLQRALEDWSNLAPRLNALSESLNDGSADGQFDLDIAALSAPLPRAYEFLDGSAYLPHVERVRRARGAEVPESFYTDPLMYQAVSAGFYGPRDAVKVVSEDHGIDLEAEIVVVTDDVPMAVDAQQAAAHIQLVGLVNDVSLRNLIPAELAKGFGFVQSKPRSALSPVFVTPDELGEAWRDNKLHLPLLTHINGAWFGAPEAGEDMQFDFAQLLAHAARTRPLAAGAVIGSGTIANQDTTRGASCFAELRVVETLRDGQPSTPFMKFGDVVRIEMLDRDGVSIFGAIEQRIEPAARP
- the maiA gene encoding maleylacetoacetate isomerase, with product MQEALQLYTYWRSSAAYRVRIGLNLKGLAYQALPVHLLRDGGQQHSPEYARLNPQELVPTLCDDGQPIRQSLAILEYLDERWPEPPLLPDAAIDRARVRGIAQLIACDMHPLNNLRVGQFFEHVWSVPQSEREEWMRHWLVLGFDALEQLLAESVDTGRYCHGEQPGLADCCLVPQVFNARRFGVDMQAYPTIARIEQACLALPGFAAARPEQQPDAQG